The Sulfurospirillum tamanense DNA segment TCCATATCGAGCAAGTTGTTGGAACGGCACTCATTTTGGACGACAGCACCATAGCGCGCAAGTTGGTACACGATGCGCTCAATAAAATGGGTCTTAAAGTTATTGAAGCCAAAGATGGTATCGATGGCATGAAGAAAATTGAAGAACTCTACGAAGCTTATGGCGCAGACCTTAAAAAAGAATTACGCATTATCGTGAGCGACGTGGAAATGCCAAAAATGGACGGCTTTCATTTTGCAGCCAATCTAAAAGAAGACCCACGGTTTGCAAGTATTCCCATTGTCTTTAACTCTTCAATCAGTGACCATTTTAGTGAATTACGCGGAAAAGAGGCGGGCGGTGAAGCCTATTTGACAAAATTTGATGCTGCGATCTTCTATAAAGAAGTGTCCAAAGTCATCAAAGCACATATTAAAGCTCCAGAGTAGAGGTGGGAATCATGGAAGATATTCAAGAAATTCTCGAAGATTTTTTGGTCGAAGCCTTTGAGCTGATTGAGCAAATTGACCAAGATTTGGTGGAGTTAGAGGCCAAGCCTGATGATTTAGAACTGCTTAATCGTATTTTTCGCGTAGCGCACACCGTCAAGGGATCTTCGTCTTTTTTAAATTTTGACGTACTGACACGGTTGACGCATCACATGGAAGATGTTCTAAACAAAGCACGCCGTGCTGAACTAAAACTGACTTCCGAAGTCATGGACGTGGTGCTAGAATCCATCGATATGATGAAAGCCCTGTTGCATGGCATCCGAGATCACGGTAATGATGTGGATGTGGGTATTGACATCGATGACATCTGCGTACGTTTGACTGCCGTCTCTGAGGGCGATGAAATTCCAGCTGCAGGAGAGGCTTTCATTGATCCCGCTCCTTCCTCACAAATGGTTGAGGAGACGGAAGAAGAGGTAGATGTGTCTGCACTAAATGACGATGAAGTAGAGGCAGAAATTGAGCGTTTGCTTAAACTTCGTAAAGAAGAAGACAGACAGCGTCGTGCACAAAAAAAACAAGAAACACCCAAAGAGAGCTTAAAAAAAGAGTCCGAAGAAGAAGCTGTGGTTGCAAAACCTGTGCGAGCGAGTTCTTCTGAGGAGAGAAGTGCTCCTGCCAAAAAAGGTGCTACCGCTGTTGAGCAAACTATTCGCGTAGAAGTGAAGCGCTTGGATGATTTGATGAATCTCATTGGGGAATTGGTGCTTGGTAAAAACCGTCTCATTAAGATTTACGATGATGTGGAAGAGCGTTATGAGGGTGAGCAATTTTTAGAAGAACTTAACCAAGTGGTTTCAGCGATTTCTATCGTTACAACGGATTTGCAAATCGCGGTCATGAAAACACGCATGTTGCCTATTGCAAAAGTCTTTAATAAATTTCCCCGCATGGTGCGCGACCTTTCTCGTGAACTTGGCAAATCGATGGACCTTGAGATTACAGGGGAAGACACCGAACTAGACAAATCTATCGTAGAAGAGATTGGTGATCCTCTAGTGCATATGATTCGCAATTCATGTGATCATGGCATCGAAGATGCGGCCACGCGCGCCAAAATGGGCAAACCAGAAAAGGGACTTATTGAGCTAAAAGCTTATAATGAAGGTAACCATATTGTCATTGAAATTACTGACGATGGCAAGGGGTTAGACCCTGACATTTTACGCTCCAAGGCGATTGAAAAAGGCATTATTACTGAGCGTGAAGCTGATAGCATGAGCGATAAAGAAGCTTTTGCACTCATCTTTAAACCAGGCTTTTCCATGGCCAAGCAAGTCACCAACGTTTCGGGTCGTGGTGTAGGCATGGATGTGGTGCGCACCAATATTGAAAAACTTAATGGCATTATTGATATTGACAGTGAAATAGGGCGTGGCACGGTAATGAAGCTTAAAATCCCCCTTACGCTCGCGATCATTCAGGCGTTGCTAGTGGGTGCTCAAGAAGAATATTACGCGATTCCTTTGGCCTCAGTGCTTGAAACCGTGCGGGTTCCTATTGATAATATTTACACCATTGAGGGCAAAAACGTCTTGCGTTTACGGGATGAGGTGCTTTCTCTTGTCCGCCTTTCGGACGTATTTGGCGTGAAGCAAGTATTTGAGGGCGGCGATATGACCTATGTGGTGGTCATTGGTCTTGCTGAATCAAAACTTGGCGTTATTGTCGACACTTTGGTGGGCCAAGAAGAGATTGTCATTAAGTCTATGGGGGATTATTTACAGGGCATCGAAGGGATTGCAGGGGCAACCATTCGAGGGGATGGTCGCGTGACACTGATTGTGGATGTGGCGGCGTTGATGGAGATGGCTAAGGGCATTAAGGTTGACATTCGCGCAGCAGCCAAAGAGAGCTTGGCCCATAAGAGTAAACCAAGTGACTACAAAGTACTTGTGGTAGATGACAGTAAGATGGATCGCAATATCATGATGAAATCCATGGAGCCTATTGGTATTACGCCGATTGAGGCTGCTAATGGCCTTGATGCGCTTAATATCATCAAATCAGGTGAGCATAGTATTGATGCGGTGCTTATTGACATTGAAATGCCTCGCATGGACGGTTATACCTTAGCAGGAGAGATTCGTAAATACTCTAAGTATAAAAACCTACCTCTAATTGCTGTAACTTCGCGTACCTCAAAATCTGACCGGTTGCGCGGCGTTGAAGTGGGCATGACCGAGTATATTACTAAACCCTACTCTCCAGAATACCTAGAGAGTGTGGTGCGTAAAAATATCAAACTATCGGAGTAGCACGATGAATGATAAATTAAATAAAATATTGCAAAAACAGCAAAAACAAGTGACAGACCCCGAAGCCAAAAGCCGCGAGGAAGTTATTCAGCTTGTAGGGTTTATTGTTAGTGATGAAGAGTATGCCATTCCGATGCTAAACATCCAAGAAATTATTAAGCCTCTAGAATACACGCGAGTGCCCAGCGTGCCTGATTATGTTCTTGGGGTCTTTAACCTGCGAGGAAATGTCATTCCACTCATAGATTTGCGTAAGAAATTTAACCTTGATTCGACCAAGCAAAGCGAAGATTCACGCTACATTGTTATGAAAGGGGAAAACAATATCGCAGGATTCGTGATTGACCGCTTAACGGAGGCTATTCGCATCCGCCAAGACCGCATCGACCCAGCACCCCAAACCCTTCATGCCGACAAAGGAATGATTTATGGTATTGGCAAACGCGAAGATAGCATTTTGACCATCTTGCGCGTGGAAGCACTGTTAAAACGCGACTTCTGATACTGGGCCGTTTTTAATAGCGGCCCCTCCTCTTTTGTACTTTGAAATAAGGAATATTACCTACCATGATAAAATTATGTGTTTTTGATTTTGACTCCACGTTGATGGATGGTGAAACCATTGACTTTTTTGCTAATGCGATGGGTGTTGGTGAAGAGGTGAGTGTTATTACTGAAAAAGCAATGCAAGGTGAGTTGGATTTTTTTGAATCACTTACACGTCGCGTGGGCCTTCTTCGAGGTTTGGACGTTTCTCGTGTTAATGAAATTTGTACATCCTTGCCCTATATGCCCAACACTAAAGCATGTATTGATGATCTAAAAGCTAGAGGTATTAAAGTGGTTGTGTTTAGTGGCGGTTTTAAGAGTGCTACAAACATAGCAAAAGAGGCGTTAGGATTTGATGCGCATTTTTCAAATACGTTACATGTAAAAGAGGGCAAGCTTACGGGTTTAGTGGGAGGTGAAATGATGTTTGACACCTCTAAAGGCGAAATGCTCCAAGCCCTTCAGGCTCTTTTGCATGTAAAGAAAGAAGAAACCATGGCAGTGGGCGATGGCGCCAATGACCGATCCATGTTTGCCCATGCAGGTACCCGTGTCGCCTTTTGTGCTAAACCCATTTTGAAGCAAGCAGCCAATGTTATTGTGGATCATAAAGATCTCAATGAAATTTTGAATCATCTGTAAGGACGAGCATGTATTTACTAAACGAACGTTTTTCATTGTGGTGCGATTTTGTGGAAAAAGAGTTTTTAGCGAATGGGTTTTTGGATTTAATCAAAGGGGGAAGAATCAATGGCGCAACCAGCAACCCCTCTATCTTTAAAAGCTCTTTTTTAACCTCTCCCGCCTACCAAGAGAGCAAAAAAGCACTAGAAGGAAAAACACCCAAGGAGATTTACGAGGCCCTAGCCATTGCTGACATTCAACAAGCAGCTAAAGTGCTTTTGCCTCAGTATAAAGCTGGGGACGATGGCTTTATTAGTATTGAGGTAGATCCTTTTTTAAGTAATGATGCAAAAGGAACCATCGAAGAAGGAAAGCGTCTTTTTAATGCCATCGGTATGCCTAATGTGATGATAAAAGTACCTGCGACCAAGGCTGGCTTTGAAGCCATGGAGGCACTCATGGGCGAGGGGATTCATGTTAACGCCACTTTGGTGTTTTCCCCTGCGCAAGCCAAAGGTTGTCTGGATGCTTTTGAAGCAGGCGTCAAGGCATGTACTAAAGAGACACCAAAGGGTGTAATTAGTGTTTTTGTAAGCCGTTTTGACCGTAAGTTGGATAGCGTGTTGGCGCAACACGCTATGGCACCTTTTAAGGTGGGGGTAGTTAATGCTATGTCTGTTTACCGCCTGGTTCAAGAGCGCGGACTTTCTCATGTGCGCTGTTTGTTTGCAAGTACAGGCGTTAAGGGCGAAGGGGTGCAATCAGATTATTATGTGCGAGCCCTGCTTTTCCCTAATGCCATCAACACTGCTCCTCTTGAGACCCTTCAGTCCTTTTTGGCTTCAGGCGCCAAAGGGGCACAAGAGCCATTAAATGAGGCGCAAATAACCGCATATTTTCAGGAAATTTCTAACGCCGGGGTGGTGATGGATGAAGTGTATGAGTCCTTGATGAACGAAGGACTAGAAGCCTTTCATCAAGCCTTTCGCGAACTATTAGACGCCCTGCAATAAGGAGACACTATGGCCCTAGCAGAAGTAAACGTTAGTGAATTGACCTTTGAGCAAACCAAGAAACTAAAGCATTACCTTGCTAGACTTATTGAACTGGGCGGAAGTGATTTACATGTAAAGACAGGTTCGACCGTGCGAGGTAGAATCAATGGGGAGATAGTCTCTTTTTCGGATGAGATATTAAGCCATCAAGAAGGGCTTGTGTTAGCCAAAGAGCTACTGCGCTCACGGTTTCCAGAACTTGTAGCACAGAAAAATATTGATTTTACGTTTAAACTCAATGAAGAGTACCGTTTTCGCGTTAATCTTTTTTTTCAAGTGGACGGTGTTTCAGGTGTTTTTCGGACTATCCCTTCAGTGCTCCCTACTTTTGAATCCTTAAAGCTTCCTTCAATCGTCGAGAAGTTTTGTGGTATAACACGCGGTATAGTGTTGGTAACTGGTCCTACAGGAAGCGGAAAAACAACTACATTAGCTTCTATGATTAACTATATCAACCAGACGCGTAAAAAACACATCATTACCATTGAAGACCCTGTAGAGTATGTGTACAAAGATGATCAATGTATTATTAATCAACGTGCCATCGGGCAAGATGCGTTGAATTTTTCTGACTCTTTGCGTGCGGCATTGCGAGAAGACCCCGATGTAATTTTGGTAGGGGAGATGCGTGATCTTGAAACCGTCGAAACCGCACTTCATGCGGCAGAAACAGGCCATCTTGTGCTCTCAACGCTCCACACAGTGGATGCCAAGGAGACCATCAACCGCATTATAGGCATGTTCCCAGGAAGCGAGCAAAATCGCATTAAAATGTCTCTCTCTTCTGTGTTGCAAGGGGTGGTTTCGCAGCGCTTGGTGCGTACAAAAAAAGGTGGACGTATGGCGGCCGTGGAAGTACTTGTTAAAAATGCACGCATAGAAGCATTGATCCTAGAAGGGCGTGATGGCGAAATTTTGGATGCCATCAAAGAAGGAAAAGAAGCCTATAAATCCCAAAGCTTTGACCAAGCTCTTCTAGAACTCTATGCTCAAGGCCATATTAGTTTTCAAGAAGCACTACTAAATGCCTCTTCATCTAGCGATTTGAAAATGAAACTGGAATTTTACGATGCTCAATTGGAGCAAGAGAATACAACACGAGAAGAGTTTTACGCGCAAGAGCGAGTAGATACTGATATTCTGCGTTTAAAACTTTAGCTTTTCTTTAAGGGAAACTTGGTATAATCCAACCCTTATTTTTTCACAAGGATCAACACTATGTTGGAAGGTATCATTAGAGAGAGTATCGAGAAAAAGAGCACTAAAGCTCTTAGACGAGATGGTTATCTAATTGCCAATATTTATGGCAAGGGATTTAACAATATCAATGCAGCGTTCAAAGAGAACGAGTTTATTAAAACCGTTCGCAAAAAAGAGACGTTAGCGTTCCCTGTCAAAGTGGGCGAACAGACATTGCAAGTCGTGATTGTAGAGTACCAAAAAGACCCCATTACAAGCCGTTTGGTGCACGTTGATTTAAAAGTTGCACAAGAGGGTGTCGTGGGTAAGTACATGGTTCCTGTTAAGCCTGTTGGTACCCCCATTGGTTTAAAAAATAAAGGCGTTTTAGTACAATCTAAAAAACGCTTAAGCGTACGCTGCAAAGCAGAAAATCTTCCTGCATTTTTTCCAGTAGACGTAAGCCGGCTTGATGTGGGCGATACAATTTTAGTACGCGACATGGAAACTCCTGAGACTGTCGAAATGTTAGACGCAGATCGCATTGCTGTTCTTGGGGTTATTAAAGCCAAATAAGGCTAAGTTGTGACTTTGATTGTGGGGCTCGGTAATCCCACACAAACGTATGCAAACACACGCCACAATATCGGATTTATGGTCATCGACGCTCTTGTTGGTGACCATGCCGTTACTTCTGTTTCCAAGCCCCAGTTTAAGGGCGAATTGTTTAAATCCTCTCAAACTCTTTTTTTAAAACCTCATACTTACATGAACCTTTCAGGTGAAAGCGTTCGGGCTGTGTGTGATTATTTTAAACCTGATTTGGTAGTAGTTATTCATGATGATTTGGATCTTGATTTAGGTGTGGTGCGCTTTAAAACGGGAGGCGGACACGGTGGGCATAACGGATTAAAATCAATTGACCAACACATTGGTTCGGCCTATTTTAGAATGCGTCTTGGCATTGGGAAGCCTGCCCAAAAAAGTGCGGTTGTTTCCTATGTTCTTCAAGGATTTAAGGCAGAAGAACTCCCTTGTCTTAAGCAAGTGATTAGTCATGGTGCATCCGCAATGGTTGCGCTTCAAAAAAGTTCTCCAGAAGAAGTCACAGCAGCGTTTACATGTAAAAAAGGAGTATGTGCACCATGACAAAACTCTACCAGCGTTACGTAGGAATGGTGTATTTAAAAAATGTCGTTGTCATTTTTGTGGGATTGGTGTTTTTTTACGCGGGAGTAGATTTAATCACCAATGTGAAAGATCTCCCCGATTCGGCAAATCTCCAACTTTTGTATGTGGCTTTAAATGCTTTAACAGCGGTTAATTATGCTTTGCCTTTGGCGATTGTCTTTGGGATGATTGTGTCAAAATTTTCCATGATTCGCTCCAATGAACTTATCTGTATGTACGCTGCTGGTATCTCCAAAACACAACTTCTTAAACCGCTATTTGTGTGCGCTATGGCACTAACAACTGTGTATATTAGCCTTAATTTTACCCCTTTTGTCTACGCCTATGAGTACCGTAGTCATTTGCTTAAAAACCACAACATCGCTCCTATTTCATCAGACTTATTTTTAAAATACGAAACCCGCTATGTGTATATTACCACCCTTGACCCCATCAAGCAAGAGGCCCAAGGGATTAAAATATTTGATGTGGAAGGGACGCGGTTAAAAAGTGTCATGGAGGCAAAGCGAGGTGTTTTTCAGCGTAATGAATGGTACCTTGAGGATGTAACGCTCACCCAAAAACCCACTGTAGAGTCTTTGGAAAGTCCAGGCCTTAATGTCACCACGATGCCACATGCAAAGGCACTTCAGGGGTTTAAGCCAAAAATTATTGAAAATGCCCACCAAGGCGGCATTGCGCTAACCATTGTTGACGCCTTGGATGCTTTGCATTTTTTTTCTGCCCAAGGCATTGATACAAAGGGTGTTAAAACATCCCTTTATACTATGGTTCTTTTTCCGCTGTTTGCGCCTCTTATGGTGGTTATTTTATACTTCTTTTTGCCCGCTTCTGCGCGCTTTTTTAACTTGGCATTGTTGAGCTTTATGTTTGTGATTGCCACATTGAGCACTTGGGGACTTTTGTTTGTGTTGAGTAAATTTTCTACCACAGGGGTGATTTTGCCTGAACTTGGTATTGCTCTTCCTATCGCAGTTATGGCTGGTATTGCTTTATCCCTGTTTTATCAACACCGCTAAATCACAAAGAGTGTTGAGATGCCTTTTAAAAAAGGCATGCAAAGCGTTGTTAACTTAGTTTTAGCCTACTTTTAGTAAAATGAGAGCTTGACCTACCCAAACAAGGAAATTCATGCAGTTTGAGGCGTTAGCGCAACAGTACAAAACCCCCCTTTATGTTTACGATTTTGATGGGATTACTTCCCAGTATGAAGCACTTAAGAATGCCTTTAAAGCCCGCAAATCTCTTATCTGCTATGCCGTAAAAGCCAACTCCAATCTATCAGTCATTCGCCATCTAGCCCAGCTTGGCTCAGGGTGCGATTGCGTGTCAATCGGCGAAGTAAAGCGCGCCTTAAAAGCAGGTGTGCCTCCTTATAAAATTATTTTTAGCGGAGTTGGAAAAAGAGACGAAGAGATTAAAGAGGCCCTTGAATGCGGTATTTTAATGCTTAATCTTGAAAGCGAAGCAGAGATGTATCGCGTCGAAACCATTGCTACGTCTCTTGGCGAAGTGGCGCGCATTAGTATTCGTGTAAATCCCAACATTGACCCCAAGACCCACCCTTACATCTCCACGGGCCTCCATGAAAACAAGTTTGGCGTAGACCTCGATACGGCCAAGCGGCTTTATATTCACGCAAAACACTCTGCCGCGCTAGATCCCGTGGGCATTCATTTTCATATTGGCAGTCAAATTACAGAATTGGAACCTTTTTACGAAGCCGCCAAGGTGGTTTCAGACTTGGTGCGCAACCTCAAAGCCCTTGATATTGAGTTGAAATTTTTTGATGTAGGTGGCGGACTTGGAATTAAATACAGTGAAGAAGAGACCATCAATCCCTACAACTACGCGCAGGTTATTTTAAATACACTTAAGGGCCTTGATGTCACCTTGGTGTGTGAACCTGGGCGCTTTTTGGTAGGAAATTGCGGCTATTTTTTAACCCGTGTGTTGTACGAAAAGACAAACGCAGGGAAGCGCTTTGTAGTAGTGGATGGTGCCATGAACGACTTAATTCGCCCCAGTCTTTATCAAGCATACCACCATGTAGAGTTGCTTGATGGAAAAGGAGAGGAAACGCCTGCAGACATCGTTGGTCCTGTGTGTGAAAGCGGCGATTTTTTTGCGAAAAATATTATGCTCCCTTTAACCCAACATAATGATGTGTTGGTGATTCACAGTGCAGGGGCCTATGGGTTTACTATGAGCAGTAACTACAATACCAGAGGACGTGCAGCAGAAGTGGCAGTTGAAGCAGGACAAAGCCGACTGATTCGAGTACGAGAAGATTTTGAAACGATGATTGCCCTGGAAGAAGCATGCCTGTAGGGTACTTGGTGGATGTGCAAGGCACCTTGCTAAGCGATGCAGATAAATCTCCATTGCCTGGAGCACACGCTTTTATTGAGCACTTAAACGCTTCAAAAACTCCTTATTGTGTGATTACAAACAACACCAAAGAAAAGAGTGAAGATTTTTTAACCCTCTTGCATCAAAAAGGTTTACATGTAAAGCATTACTTGGATCCTTTTATGGTGCTTGATAGCGTCATTGGCACAAAAGAAGTTTTGGTTTTTGGGCCTCAGCCCTTTGAGAAAGTGCTTACATGTAAAGGCTACAACACTCAGCCTAAAGCACCCAAAGCCATGCTCATTGCTAGCGATACAGCCTTCGATGCGCCTGTGTTTGCTACTATGATTGAAGCTGCTTTGAGCGGGGTTCGGATTGTAGGGATGCACGGAACGAGCGTCTACGCAAAAAATGGACGTAAATACCCCGGCGTAGGGGCAATCCTAGCGATGCTCTCCTATGCCACAAGCCGTGAGGCCACGGTGGTTGGCAAGCCAAGCCCTGCTTTTTATGAAGCTGCGCTTGCTTGTTTAAAAACGCAAGATAAAACCCTCTCGTGGAAAAATATTCGTATTGTTAGTGACGATGCTAAGGGTGACTTGCTAGGTGCTAAAGCTCTAGGAATGCACACAACACTTGTGTTGAGTGGAAAATGTCAAAGTAGTGAAGAAATTGCTCCCATCAGAGGAGATATTGACGCGGTGCACCCAACACTGTTAGATGTTTTGGAGGAGATAGTGTGAACCAAATTGAAATGTACCGCAATGCCATTGATGCCATTGATGACCAAATCATTGCCTTGCTCAATGAGCGTATGAAATCTGTTAAAGCTATTGGTCTATTAAAGCAAACCAGCGGTACTTCCATCTACCGACCAGAGCGCGAGCGGGAGATTTTGGACCGCCTCAAAAAAATAAACAATGGTGATTTAAATGATGCCGCCATCGAAGCTGTTTTTTTTGAGATTTTTGCGGTGAGTCGCAACCTTGAAATGCCAGAAAAAGTAGCTTTTTTGGGCCCCAAAGGAAGCTATACTCACCAAGTAGCCCAAAGCCGTTTTGGCGCCATGGGGAATTACCTTTCTCTTAATTGTGTTGAGGCTGTGTTTCGCGTGCTAGCCAATAAAGAAGCCAAATACGGTGTTGTACCGATAGAAAACAATACCGAAGGGGCAGTGGGCGAAACGCTAGATTGTTTGGGTAATTACGATGAGATTAAAATTGTTTCAGAAATCTACATGGACATCCACCACTCTTTTGCAACCTTGTCTGAAGATTTGGAGCATATTAAGCGCATCTATTCACACCCGCAAGGGTATAACCAGTGCCGTAAGTTTTTAGAGGAGCATCAGCTTTTGGATGTAGAGTTCATACCCACCAAATCCACCGCAGAAGCAGCCCAAAAGGCGAGCAAAGAGCCAAAATCTGCCGCTATTTGTTCACATATTGCCGCAAAACTTTACAATGTGCCTATTTTGTTTGGCAAGATAGAAGACAACCTTGCCAACAAAACCCGTTTTTTGATTTTGAGTGATTTTAAAAACAAACCAGGTGAACACAACAAAACGTCAATTCTAGCCAAAACAGATGACAAGCCTGGTGGCTTGGTGGAGTTTTTACAATCTTTTCAAGACAACAAAGTCAACCTCACGAAAATAGAATCCAGACCAGCTAAAGAGCGTGGTTTTAAAACAGTGTTTTACTTGGACTTCGAAGGACATATTGACGATGAGAATGTTCAAAACGTATTAGAACAAAATAAAAACAAACACCAAATCAAATGGCTAGGAAGCTATGTTGCAGGAGAATAACATGACGTTTAACCCCGTATTGGACGGTCTAAAGAACTACGAAGCAGGCAAACCCATTGAGCTTGTTGTGCGAGATTATGGGATTGCACCTCAAGATGTAATCAAACTTGCAAGCAACGAAAATCCACGAGGGTGTAGTCTTGGCGTGTTGGCTGCAATGCAACAGGAAAGTACACGTGCCCATTTGTATCCGGATGATAGCATGTACGAACTCAAAGATGGGCTAGCATCACGTTTTGGTGTAAAAAAAGAAAACGTAATTATTGGCGCAGGGAGTGATCAGGTTATCGGGTTTGCTTTGCACGCCAAGGCAAACCCCAATCAAGCAATTTTGATGGCAGGAGTAACCTTTGCCATGTATGAAATTTATGGCAAACAAACGGGGGCAACCATTCTA contains these protein-coding regions:
- the pheA gene encoding prephenate dehydratase, with amino-acid sequence MNQIEMYRNAIDAIDDQIIALLNERMKSVKAIGLLKQTSGTSIYRPEREREILDRLKKINNGDLNDAAIEAVFFEIFAVSRNLEMPEKVAFLGPKGSYTHQVAQSRFGAMGNYLSLNCVEAVFRVLANKEAKYGVVPIENNTEGAVGETLDCLGNYDEIKIVSEIYMDIHHSFATLSEDLEHIKRIYSHPQGYNQCRKFLEEHQLLDVEFIPTKSTAEAAQKASKEPKSAAICSHIAAKLYNVPILFGKIEDNLANKTRFLILSDFKNKPGEHNKTSILAKTDDKPGGLVEFLQSFQDNKVNLTKIESRPAKERGFKTVFYLDFEGHIDDENVQNVLEQNKNKHQIKWLGSYVAGE